One Ricinus communis isolate WT05 ecotype wild-type chromosome 1, ASM1957865v1, whole genome shotgun sequence DNA window includes the following coding sequences:
- the LOC8278082 gene encoding probable GTP-binding protein OBGM, mitochondrial, with amino-acid sequence MCLRYAKLFCHLEALRKSSKSPWAFSSLLSCADTAHAKAKSAPLQETRMRDRFMLNAKGGHGGNGCSSFRRSRHDRCGRPDGGNGGRGGDVILECSPAIWDFSGLHHHVNAAKGGHGGSKNMIGTRGEDKVVQVPIGTVIHLLKGELPSTVQKCSTTDLDPWELPGTLHTDQSKSHLQSASKSLAVAEEVESLDSTDASSTHYNEISEELARTQETQPESAEAEHIQYNVAELTKPGQKIIIAHGGDGGLGNASSLNVSKKAKTAKLGVNKDITFDPEISSEYQSSLSLGCPGSEAVLVLELKSIADVGLVGMPNAGKSTLLGALSRAKPRVGHYSFTTLRPNLGKLKFDDLSITVADIPGLIKGAHENRGLGHAFLRHIERTKVLAYVVDLVAGLDGRKGIPPWEQLKDLILELEHHQEGLSIRPSLVVANKIDEAGAEEVCEELKRRVQGVSIYPVCAVLEEGVQELKAGLRMLMDSAKLQTLSLDKVDCS; translated from the exons ATGTGTTTACGTTATGCAAAACTGTTTTGCCACTTAGAAGCTCTAAGAAAATCTTCCAAATCTCCATGGGCTTTTTCATCTTTGCTCTCTTGTGCAGACACAGCTCATGCAAAAGCAAAGTCTGCTCCTTTACAG GAAACCAGAATGAGAGATAGGTTTATGCTAAATGCTAAGGGAGGTCATGGTGGCAATGGTTGTTCCAGCTTCCGCCGCAGTAGACATGATCGCTGTGGCAGACCTGATG GTGGAAATGGTGGAAGAGGTGGTGATGTGATTTTAGAGTGTTCTCCTGCTATCTGGGACTTCAGTGGTTTGCATCATCATGTA AATGCAGCCAAAGGGGGTCATGGAGGTTCCAAGAATATGATAGGAACTCGCGGGGAAGATAAG GTTGTCCAAGTACCTATTGGCACTGTTATTCATCTTTTAAAGGGTGAGCTTCCATCTACAGTTCAAAAATGTTCTACAACCGACTTGGATCCCTGGGAACTTCCTGGCACTCTTCATACTGACCAATCCAAATCTCACCTGCAGTCTGCCTCCAAGAGCCTGGCCGTGGCAGAGGAAGTTGAATCATTGGATAGTACGGATGCCTCATCAACTCATTATAATGAAATTTCAGAGGAATTGGCCAGGACACAGGAAACTCAACCTGAGTCAGCAGAAGCAGAACATATACAATATAATGTTGCTGAACTAACAAAACCAGGtcagaaaattattattgctCATGGAGGGGATGGTGGTCTAGGAAATGCATCTTCTCTGAATGTTTCAAAGAAAGCAAAGACTGCTAAGCTTGGAGTGAATAAAGATATTACCTTTGATCCAGAAATATCCAGTGAGTATCAGTCCTCCCTTAGCCTTGGATGCCCTGGCTCTGAGGCTGTTCTTGTATTGGAACTGAAGAGCATAGCTGATGTGGGCCTTGTTGGTATGCCAAATGCCGGTAAAAGTACTCTTCTGGGAGCTTTATCCAGGGCTAAACCTAGAGTTGGCCACTATTCCTTCACAACTCTTAGGCCAAATTTAGGGAAATTGAAGTTTGATGACCTCTCAATTACAGTGGCTGACATTCCAGGACTTATAAAGGGTGCTCACGAGAATCGTGGTCTTGGACATGCCTTCCTGCGACACATAGAACGAACCAAGGTCTTGGCTTATGTGGTGGATTTGGTTGCTGGATTAGATGGTAGAAAAGGAATTCCACCGTGGGAACAGTTGAAAGATTTAATCCTAGAACTCGAGCACCATCAAGAGGGACTGTCCATTAGGCCCTCCTTAGTTGTGGCCAATAAAATCGATGAGGCAGGGGCCGAAGAAGTGTGTGAAGAGTTGAAAAGGAGAGTGCAAGGTGTTTCAATATATCCAGTATGTGCAGTCTTGGAGGAGGGGGTACAAGAACTGAAAGCAGGTCTTAGAATGCTTATGGATAGTGCAAAACTGCAAACACTCAGTTTAGATAAAGTTGATTGTTCCTGA